In a single window of the Micromonospora inositola genome:
- the rho gene encoding transcription termination factor Rho, whose product MSDTTDVTSDVSNVAGDATTAAPTRRRRSGTGLSAMLLPELQSLAASLGISGTARMRKGELISAITERQGGAAAGTPRPRAEVAAATAPGREEVRAEVLQERADTERRPAEQAPAAPAAEVTEGRTRTRRGRAAATAEARTEEAPAETGERAERGEGRGGRERAERPERGAERPERGAERPERGAERAERGAERPERGAERTERGAERGERGGDRTERGAERGERGDRGDRNERGDRGERGDRNDRGQRAERDNDSDEDGEGGGRRGRRSRFRDRRRGRGDRAEGGDGGGREPQVSEDDVLVPVAGIIDVLDNYAFVRTTGYLAGPNDVYVSMSQIKKYGLRRGDAITGAVRTARDGEQRRDKYNPLVRLDTINGMEPEEARRRPEFYKLTPLYPQERLRLETEPHILTTRVIDLVMPIGKGQRALIVSPPKAGKTMVLQAIANAITRNNPECHLMVVLVDERPEEVTDMQRSVKGEVIAATFDRPPQDHTTVAELAIERAKRLVELGHDVVVLLDSVTRLGRSYNLAAPASGRIMSGGIDSTALYPPKRFLGAARNIENGGSLTILATALVETGSMADTVIFEEFKGTGNAELKLDRKIADKRVFPAIDINPSGTRKEEVLLAPEELAIIHKLRKVLHSLDSQAALDLLLDRLKQSRTNIEFLMQIAKSTPGE is encoded by the coding sequence TTGAGCGACACCACCGACGTGACGTCGGATGTTTCCAACGTCGCTGGCGATGCCACCACCGCCGCCCCCACACGCCGTCGGCGCAGCGGTACCGGCCTGTCGGCGATGCTGCTGCCAGAGCTGCAGAGCCTGGCCGCGTCGCTCGGTATCTCCGGCACGGCTCGCATGCGTAAGGGCGAGCTGATCAGCGCGATCACCGAGCGGCAAGGCGGCGCCGCCGCCGGGACCCCTCGACCGCGGGCCGAGGTCGCGGCCGCGACCGCTCCCGGCCGGGAAGAGGTGCGCGCCGAGGTGCTCCAGGAGCGGGCCGACACCGAGCGCCGCCCCGCCGAGCAGGCTCCGGCGGCCCCGGCCGCCGAGGTGACCGAGGGTCGCACCCGGACCCGTCGTGGCCGGGCCGCTGCCACCGCCGAGGCGCGCACCGAGGAGGCTCCGGCCGAGACCGGCGAGCGGGCCGAGCGCGGCGAAGGCCGAGGCGGTCGCGAGCGGGCCGAGCGGCCTGAGCGCGGTGCCGAGCGGCCTGAGCGCGGTGCCGAGCGGCCTGAGCGCGGTGCCGAGCGGGCCGAGCGCGGTGCCGAGCGGCCTGAGCGCGGTGCCGAGCGGACCGAGCGCGGTGCCGAGCGCGGCGAGCGGGGCGGTGACCGGACCGAGCGCGGGGCCGAGCGGGGCGAGCGCGGCGATCGGGGCGACCGCAACGAGCGCGGCGACCGGGGCGAGCGGGGCGACCGCAACGACCGTGGCCAGCGTGCCGAGCGGGACAACGACTCCGACGAGGACGGCGAGGGCGGCGGCCGGCGTGGCCGGCGCAGCCGGTTCCGCGACCGTCGGCGCGGCCGGGGCGACCGGGCCGAGGGCGGCGACGGTGGCGGCCGCGAGCCGCAGGTCAGCGAGGACGACGTGCTCGTCCCGGTGGCCGGCATCATCGACGTGCTCGACAACTACGCCTTCGTCCGAACCACCGGCTACCTGGCCGGCCCGAACGACGTCTACGTCTCGATGTCCCAGATCAAGAAGTACGGCCTGCGCCGCGGTGACGCCATCACCGGCGCCGTGCGGACCGCGCGGGACGGCGAGCAGCGCCGCGACAAGTACAACCCGCTGGTCCGGCTGGACACCATCAACGGGATGGAGCCGGAGGAGGCGCGGCGGCGGCCGGAGTTCTACAAGCTGACCCCGCTGTACCCGCAGGAGCGGCTGCGGTTGGAGACCGAGCCGCACATCCTGACCACCCGGGTGATCGACCTGGTCATGCCGATCGGCAAGGGCCAGCGGGCGCTGATCGTCTCCCCGCCGAAGGCGGGTAAGACGATGGTGCTGCAGGCGATCGCGAACGCGATCACCCGCAACAACCCGGAGTGCCACCTGATGGTGGTGCTGGTCGACGAGCGGCCGGAAGAGGTCACCGACATGCAGCGGTCGGTGAAGGGCGAGGTCATCGCGGCCACGTTCGACCGTCCGCCGCAGGACCACACCACGGTGGCGGAGCTGGCGATCGAGCGGGCGAAGCGCCTGGTCGAGCTGGGGCACGACGTCGTCGTGCTGCTCGACTCGGTGACCCGGCTCGGTCGGTCGTACAACCTGGCGGCGCCGGCCAGCGGCCGGATCATGTCGGGTGGTATCGACTCCACCGCGCTCTACCCGCCGAAGCGGTTCCTCGGTGCGGCTCGCAACATCGAGAACGGCGGCTCGCTGACCATCCTCGCCACCGCGCTGGTGGAGACCGGGTCCATGGCGGACACGGTCATCTTCGAGGAGTTCAAGGGCACCGGTAACGCGGAGCTGAAGCTGGACCGGAAGATCGCCGACAAGCGGGTCTTCCCGGCGATCGACATCAACCCCTCCGGCACCCGCAAGGAGGAGGTCCTGCTCGCGCCGGAGGAGCTGGCGATCATCCACAAGCTCCGCAAGGTGCTGCACTCGCTGGACTCGCAGGCGGCGCTCGACCTGCTGCTGGACCGCCTCAAGCAGTCCCGCACCAACATCGAGTTCCTGATGCAGATCGCGAAGTCGACACCGGGGGAGTGA
- a CDS encoding efflux RND transporter permease subunit translates to MSLLARFSLANRGLVALIALVTTAFGAYAVPSLKQQLLPSLEFPAAFIVAAYPGAAPEIVESQVTEPIENSLQGIPGLDKVTSTSREGATTVQVQYEFGTDLDDVVNKMQTALNRIDAQLPAGVDPQVIAGSTDDLPAVVVAATGGGDERALAEKLRQTVVPELEALDGVRTVAVTGTRDQVVLITPDPAKLAAARLAPTAIAQALKTNGVAVPAGAVADGSRSLPVQVGTPVRTVDDLRGIVLATAPAAPVRLGDVAQVEQQLAPATAITRTNGKPSLGIAVTATPDGNAVQISHEIRDRLDGLKAASGADLTVVFDQAPFVERSIESLTTEGLLGLLMAVVVILVFLLSLRSTLVTAVSIPLSVLVALIALWAGDYSLNLLTLGALTIAVGRVVDDSIVVLENIKRHLEYGEPKRDAILGAVREVAGAVTASTLTTVAVFAPIALVGGFVGQLFAPFAITVTVALLASLLVSLTVIPVLAYWFLKPRRAGADDAAARHAAEEKELRSPLQRAYLPAIGFATRSRGTRWITVGLGLLVLLGTFGLAQKLETNFLDDSGQDTLNITQELPAGTGLAGTDQAAAKVEAVLARTEGVQTYQVSAGGSDQPWAGGGGNNTATYSVALDEGTDAAEVKQTLRKEFDALGSEAGELSFGAGQSASANQLEVVVQAATPDTLTRAAEAARDAMAGTPGVEDVSTSLAERVPRIDVTVDRVAAARAGLTEAAVGQLVAQAYRGAPLGQVGLDGAQQDVVLSTGARPPVSVAELRALPVGPVKLDDIADVNQVEGPQQVTRIDGERSVSVTGTATGSNLGATTQELQKRLDALDVPGATFTVGGVSADQKEAFADLGLAVLAAIAIVFLIMVGTFRSLTQALILLISIPFAATGAIGLLLATGTPLGVPALIGVLMLVGIVVTNAIVLLDLINQYRAQGRSVTEAVVEGGRRRLRPILMTAVATIFALLPMALGLTGEGGFISQPLAVVVIGGLLSSTLLTLILVPTLYTMVERTKESLRERRAHRKGRAGDQRAKPGVPATVGAVADDQRAEAGVAPAERTVADPPARPAPSAALIDGTDQFEVLRLPKSRRSPLPPTE, encoded by the coding sequence ATGTCGCTGCTCGCCAGATTCAGCCTCGCCAACCGGGGGCTGGTCGCCCTCATCGCGCTGGTGACCACGGCGTTCGGGGCGTACGCCGTGCCGTCGCTGAAGCAGCAGCTGCTGCCGTCGCTGGAGTTCCCCGCCGCGTTCATCGTGGCGGCGTACCCGGGCGCCGCGCCGGAGATCGTCGAGTCCCAGGTCACCGAACCGATCGAGAACAGCCTCCAGGGCATCCCGGGGCTGGACAAGGTCACCTCCACCTCCCGCGAGGGCGCCACCACCGTCCAGGTGCAGTACGAGTTCGGCACCGACCTGGACGACGTGGTGAACAAGATGCAGACCGCGCTGAACCGGATCGACGCCCAACTGCCCGCGGGGGTGGACCCGCAGGTCATCGCCGGCAGCACGGACGACCTGCCCGCCGTGGTGGTCGCCGCGACCGGCGGCGGCGACGAGCGGGCGCTGGCGGAGAAGCTGCGCCAGACCGTCGTACCGGAGCTGGAAGCTCTGGACGGGGTCCGCACGGTCGCGGTGACCGGCACCCGCGACCAGGTCGTGCTGATCACCCCCGACCCGGCGAAGCTGGCCGCGGCCCGGCTCGCGCCCACCGCGATCGCCCAGGCGCTGAAGACCAACGGCGTCGCGGTGCCGGCCGGCGCGGTCGCCGACGGCAGCCGGTCGCTGCCCGTTCAGGTCGGCACCCCGGTCCGGACCGTCGACGACCTGCGCGGCATCGTCCTGGCCACCGCACCAGCGGCCCCGGTCCGGCTCGGCGACGTGGCCCAGGTCGAGCAGCAGCTCGCCCCGGCCACCGCGATCACCCGGACCAACGGCAAGCCCAGCCTGGGCATCGCCGTCACCGCCACCCCCGACGGCAACGCCGTGCAGATCTCCCACGAGATCCGGGACCGGCTGGACGGCCTGAAGGCGGCCTCCGGCGCGGACCTGACGGTCGTCTTCGACCAGGCCCCGTTCGTCGAGCGGTCCATCGAGAGCCTGACCACCGAGGGCCTGCTCGGCCTGCTGATGGCGGTCGTGGTGATCCTGGTCTTCCTGCTCTCCCTCCGCTCCACGCTGGTCACCGCGGTCTCCATCCCACTGTCGGTGCTGGTCGCGCTGATCGCGCTCTGGGCCGGCGACTACTCGCTCAACCTGCTCACCCTCGGCGCGCTGACCATCGCCGTCGGCCGGGTGGTCGACGACTCCATCGTGGTGCTGGAGAACATCAAGCGGCACCTGGAGTACGGCGAGCCGAAGCGGGACGCCATCCTCGGCGCGGTCCGCGAGGTGGCCGGCGCGGTGACCGCCTCCACGCTCACCACGGTCGCCGTCTTCGCGCCGATCGCGCTGGTCGGCGGCTTCGTCGGGCAGCTCTTCGCGCCGTTCGCGATCACCGTGACGGTCGCCCTGCTCGCCTCCCTGCTGGTCTCGCTGACCGTGATCCCGGTGCTGGCGTACTGGTTCCTGAAGCCGCGCCGCGCCGGCGCGGACGACGCGGCGGCCCGCCACGCCGCCGAGGAGAAGGAGCTGCGCAGCCCGCTGCAGCGGGCGTACCTGCCGGCGATCGGGTTCGCCACCCGGTCCCGGGGGACCCGGTGGATCACCGTCGGGCTGGGGCTGCTGGTGCTCCTCGGCACCTTCGGGCTCGCCCAGAAGCTGGAGACCAACTTCCTGGACGACTCCGGCCAGGACACCTTGAACATCACCCAGGAGCTGCCGGCCGGCACCGGGCTGGCCGGCACCGACCAGGCGGCCGCGAAGGTCGAGGCGGTGCTGGCGCGTACCGAGGGCGTGCAGACGTACCAGGTCAGCGCGGGCGGCAGCGACCAGCCGTGGGCGGGCGGCGGTGGCAACAACACCGCCACCTACTCCGTGGCGCTGGACGAGGGCACCGACGCGGCGGAGGTCAAGCAGACCCTGCGGAAGGAGTTCGACGCTCTCGGCTCCGAAGCCGGGGAGCTGAGCTTCGGCGCCGGGCAGAGCGCCTCCGCCAACCAGCTGGAGGTGGTCGTGCAGGCCGCCACCCCCGATACGCTGACCCGGGCCGCCGAGGCCGCCCGCGACGCGATGGCCGGTACGCCGGGGGTCGAGGACGTCTCCACCAGCCTGGCCGAGCGGGTGCCCCGGATCGACGTCACCGTCGACCGGGTGGCCGCGGCCCGCGCCGGGCTGACGGAGGCGGCGGTGGGCCAGCTCGTCGCCCAGGCGTACCGGGGCGCGCCGCTGGGCCAGGTCGGCCTCGACGGGGCGCAGCAGGACGTGGTGCTGAGCACCGGGGCCCGCCCGCCGGTGAGCGTGGCCGAGCTGCGGGCGCTGCCGGTCGGGCCGGTCAAGCTGGATGACATCGCCGACGTGAACCAGGTCGAGGGGCCGCAGCAGGTCACCCGGATCGACGGTGAGCGCAGCGTCTCCGTCACCGGTACGGCCACCGGCTCCAACCTGGGCGCGACCACTCAGGAGCTGCAGAAGCGGCTGGACGCGCTGGACGTGCCCGGCGCCACGTTCACCGTGGGTGGGGTCAGCGCCGACCAGAAGGAGGCCTTCGCCGACCTGGGGCTGGCCGTGCTGGCCGCGATCGCGATCGTCTTCCTGATCATGGTGGGCACGTTCCGCAGCCTGACCCAGGCGCTGATCCTGCTGATCTCCATCCCGTTCGCCGCCACCGGCGCGATCGGGCTGCTGCTGGCCACCGGGACGCCGTTGGGCGTGCCGGCGCTGATCGGCGTGCTGATGCTGGTCGGCATCGTGGTCACCAACGCGATCGTGCTGCTCGACCTGATCAACCAGTACCGGGCGCAGGGCAGGAGCGTGACCGAGGCGGTGGTCGAGGGCGGCCGGCGCCGGCTGCGCCCGATCCTGATGACCGCGGTCGCCACCATCTTCGCGCTGCTGCCGATGGCCCTCGGGCTCACCGGCGAGGGCGGCTTCATCTCGCAACCCCTGGCCGTGGTGGTGATCGGTGGCCTGCTCAGCTCAACGCTGCTGACCCTGATCCTGGTGCCGACTCTCTACACCATGGTGGAGCGCACCAAGGAGTCGCTGCGCGAGCGGCGGGCGCATCGTAAGGGCCGGGCCGGCGACCAGCGGGCGAAACCCGGGGTCCCGGCGACCGTCGGCGCCGTCGCCGACGACCAGCGGGCGGAGGCCGGGGTGGCTCCCGCCGAGCGGACGGTCGCGGACCCACCGGCCCGGCCGGCGCCGTCGGCGGCGCTCATCGACGGGACCGACCAGTTCGAGGTGCTGCGCCTGCCGAAGAGCCGGCGGTCACCGTTGCCGCCCACCGAGTGA
- the thrB gene encoding homoserine kinase yields MTFTSGPVRVRVPATSANLGPGFDALGLALGLYDDVAAEVTPGGVRVTVAGEGAGELPEGERHLIATAARAAFDVLGGQPPGLALECVNRIPQARGLGSSSAAIVAGVLLARALVADGDERLDDEAVLRLAAEIEGHPDNVAPCLRGGFTIAWTEPSGARAVSLAVADGVRPTVFVPAERGLTAAARAALPATVPHADAALNAGRAALLVHALTVAPGLLLPATVDRLHQDYRAEGMPGTAVLVSALRATGVAAVASGAGPTVLALTEVPEGFDAGTDWQLWRLPIDVSGARVARGRLRHAERDPVAAGRKS; encoded by the coding sequence ATGACTTTCACCTCCGGTCCCGTCCGGGTCCGGGTGCCCGCGACCAGCGCGAACCTGGGCCCGGGGTTCGACGCGCTCGGCCTGGCCCTCGGGCTGTACGACGACGTGGCGGCCGAGGTGACCCCGGGCGGCGTACGCGTGACCGTGGCGGGCGAGGGCGCCGGCGAGCTGCCCGAGGGCGAGCGGCACCTGATCGCGACGGCCGCGCGGGCCGCCTTCGACGTGCTGGGCGGGCAGCCGCCCGGCCTCGCACTGGAGTGCGTCAACCGGATCCCGCAGGCCCGCGGCCTGGGCTCGTCCTCGGCGGCCATCGTCGCGGGCGTGCTGTTGGCCCGCGCGCTGGTCGCCGACGGGGACGAGCGGCTCGACGACGAGGCGGTGCTGCGGCTGGCCGCCGAGATCGAGGGGCATCCCGACAACGTGGCGCCCTGCCTGCGCGGCGGCTTCACCATCGCCTGGACCGAGCCGTCCGGGGCGCGCGCGGTGTCGCTGGCCGTCGCCGACGGCGTCCGGCCCACCGTCTTCGTGCCCGCGGAACGCGGCTTGACGGCCGCCGCACGGGCTGCGCTGCCGGCCACCGTGCCGCACGCCGACGCGGCGCTGAACGCCGGCCGGGCGGCGCTGCTGGTGCACGCGCTGACCGTGGCGCCGGGGCTGCTGTTGCCGGCGACGGTCGATCGGCTGCACCAGGACTACCGCGCCGAGGGGATGCCGGGGACGGCGGTCCTGGTCAGCGCGCTGCGTGCGACTGGTGTGGCGGCTGTGGCGAGTGGGGCGGGGCCGACGGTGCTGGCCCTGACCGAGGTGCCGGAGGGCTTCGACGCGGGAACAGACTGGCAGCTCTGGCGGTTGCCGATAGACGTCAGCGGTGCCCGGGTCGCCCGGGGTAGACTGAGACACGCCGAGCGGGACCCTGTTGCCGCAGGTCGGAAGAGTTGA
- a CDS encoding MFS transporter, translating to MSPTLSVLVRNRDFRNLFLAELVVFGADWFVMVPLLVLLPELTGSGVWGALVLAVDTGTVALMLPYTGTIADRFDRRKIMMVANLAALIGVLLLLGVRSAGTAWLAMVAIGAVAVAKAFYSPAAQAALPNVLDPDDLAAGNAVAGSAWGTMTVVGASLGGMLSAAAGPYACFWVAAAGLALAAGLATLIRRPLQSAREPGGPVQRTWPAIREALRYIGHRPRVLALVTVKSAVGLGNGVLTVFPLLAGVYGVGAVGTGLLFASRGAGALVGPILMRRVLTNRAWLLPGLALSMSLYGLAYLGASAVSWFPLVLVLVFLAHFGGGSNWVLSNYALQGEVPDRLRGRVFATDMMLATLAISLSQLVVALVVDAVSERTVLAGCGLVTLVYAVGWRLATRRLSLTDPATEPASTPAS from the coding sequence GTGTCACCCACCCTCTCGGTCCTCGTCCGCAACCGCGACTTCCGCAACCTCTTCCTCGCCGAGCTGGTGGTCTTCGGGGCGGACTGGTTCGTGATGGTGCCCCTGCTGGTGCTCCTGCCCGAGCTGACCGGCAGCGGGGTGTGGGGCGCGCTGGTGCTCGCCGTGGACACCGGCACGGTGGCGCTGATGCTGCCGTACACCGGCACCATCGCGGACCGGTTCGACCGCCGGAAGATCATGATGGTGGCCAACCTCGCCGCCCTGATCGGCGTCCTGCTGCTGCTCGGCGTCCGCAGCGCCGGGACGGCGTGGCTGGCGATGGTGGCGATCGGCGCCGTCGCGGTGGCGAAGGCCTTCTACTCGCCCGCCGCCCAGGCCGCCCTGCCCAACGTGCTGGACCCGGACGATCTCGCCGCCGGCAACGCCGTCGCCGGTTCCGCCTGGGGCACCATGACGGTCGTCGGCGCCTCGCTCGGCGGCATGCTGAGCGCCGCCGCCGGGCCGTACGCCTGCTTCTGGGTGGCGGCGGCCGGCCTGGCGCTCGCGGCGGGCCTGGCCACGCTGATCCGCCGGCCGTTGCAGTCCGCCCGCGAGCCGGGCGGCCCGGTGCAGCGCACCTGGCCGGCGATCCGCGAGGCATTGCGCTACATCGGCCACCGGCCCCGGGTGCTGGCGCTGGTCACCGTGAAGTCGGCGGTCGGGCTGGGCAACGGGGTGCTGACCGTGTTCCCGCTGCTCGCCGGCGTGTACGGGGTCGGCGCGGTCGGCACCGGCCTGCTCTTCGCCTCCCGGGGCGCCGGTGCCCTGGTCGGGCCGATCCTGATGCGACGGGTGCTCACCAACCGGGCCTGGCTGCTGCCGGGGCTGGCCCTGTCGATGTCCCTGTACGGCCTGGCCTACCTGGGCGCCTCGGCGGTCAGCTGGTTCCCGCTGGTGCTGGTGCTCGTCTTCCTCGCCCACTTCGGCGGCGGCAGCAACTGGGTGCTGTCCAACTACGCCCTTCAGGGCGAGGTGCCGGACCGGCTGCGCGGCCGGGTCTTCGCCACCGACATGATGCTGGCGACGCTGGCCATCTCGCTCAGCCAACTGGTGGTGGCCCTGGTGGTGGACGCCGTGAGCGAGCGCACCGTGCTGGCCGGTTGCGGCCTGGTCACCCTGGTGTACGCGGTCGGCTGGCGGCTGGCCACCCGGCGGCTCTCGCTCACCGATCCGGCGACCGAGCCGGCGTCCACCCCCGCCTCCTGA
- a CDS encoding polysaccharide deacetylase family protein codes for MADGAGRWGRRAVLGRAALLASGAALGATATSQTAWIADRRLPLADGPASAAIGSRHQQVGTGAVEVTWGVRTSDRLVALTFDDGPLPQWTPMVLDTLDRHAVPATFFLVGARAREHPALLRGRLGRHEVGNHSWAHHDLARLDAHAAYDDLRRSHDAIAEAAGVAPRLVRPPWGHLGGAVLHAAARLNYRLVLWTLQMVEGEFPGDPAGHARRIVADVRPGTILLGHDVGAERRLVALRGLPDMITGLRARGYTFVTVSQLLGHTTAV; via the coding sequence ATGGCGGACGGTGCTGGCCGGTGGGGCAGGCGGGCCGTGCTGGGCCGGGCCGCCCTGCTGGCCAGCGGCGCGGCGCTGGGCGCCACCGCCACCTCGCAGACCGCCTGGATCGCCGACCGGCGGCTCCCGCTCGCCGACGGCCCGGCCAGCGCCGCCATCGGCAGCCGCCACCAGCAGGTCGGCACCGGCGCCGTCGAGGTCACCTGGGGGGTACGCACCAGCGACCGGCTGGTCGCGCTCACCTTCGACGACGGCCCGCTGCCACAGTGGACGCCGATGGTGCTGGACACGTTGGACCGGCACGCCGTACCGGCCACGTTCTTCCTGGTCGGCGCGCGGGCCCGGGAGCACCCGGCGCTGCTGCGCGGGCGGCTCGGCCGGCACGAGGTGGGCAACCACAGCTGGGCCCACCACGACCTGGCCCGGCTCGACGCGCACGCCGCCTACGACGACCTGCGGCGCAGCCACGACGCGATCGCGGAGGCGGCCGGGGTGGCGCCCCGGCTGGTCCGCCCGCCGTGGGGGCACCTCGGCGGGGCGGTGCTGCACGCCGCCGCCCGGCTGAACTACCGGCTGGTGCTCTGGACGCTGCAGATGGTCGAGGGCGAGTTCCCGGGCGACCCGGCCGGCCACGCCCGGCGGATCGTCGCCGACGTGCGGCCCGGCACCATCCTGCTCGGCCACGACGTCGGTGCGGAGCGGCGGTTGGTCGCGCTCCGCGGCCTGCCCGACATGATCACCGGGCTGCGCGCCCGCGGCTACACCTTCGTGACGGTCTCCCAGCTGCTCGGGCACACCACGGCCGTCTGA